From Helicobacter sp. MIT 05-5293, one genomic window encodes:
- a CDS encoding metal-dependent hydrolase, with the protein MKHSSQNIRIFGAKEVFVCDEDFQILQNGGIAFEEGKDTILCVDTFENLCVQFPDAKTHFSPQGILLPALINPHIHFEFGGHIARFNYGDFGAWLDSLMEHRDSILGDLKDIIQEGINEQILCGVGSVGAISSYGDDKEILAQSPLRVVYFNEAIGSNPASVDFLYQNFLQRFEDSRKLKSSTFIPAIALHSPYSLHSIMAKHLIALATKECAPLSAHFLESHYEREWLETSSGYFRGFFQRLASLKDPTSFYTPLSFLEMLSPLSDKSPILLTHCLHTSLKELAQIAQLNATIVMCPRSNRLLSNRYFDIKSSLTHHIPVAIGTDGKSSNFNVNLLDELRFALFAYPQMDLLELAKMLILGVTSRAAKALGLQNGTLQTGKNVDFALFDFPESLNQSPLSFILHAKKPQILYVNAKCVYGSR; encoded by the coding sequence ATGAAACACTCATCACAAAATATACGCATTTTTGGTGCAAAAGAAGTCTTTGTATGCGATGAAGATTTTCAGATTCTACAAAATGGCGGGATTGCTTTTGAAGAAGGTAAAGATACGATTCTGTGCGTTGATACATTCGAGAATCTGTGTGTGCAATTTCCCGATGCCAAAACACATTTTTCTCCTCAAGGCATTCTACTTCCAGCACTGATTAACCCTCACATTCATTTTGAATTTGGCGGACATATTGCGCGTTTTAACTATGGGGATTTTGGAGCATGGCTTGATAGCCTTATGGAACACAGAGATTCTATTCTTGGCGACCTTAAAGACATTATCCAAGAAGGCATCAATGAGCAGATTCTCTGCGGTGTAGGCAGTGTGGGTGCAATCAGCAGCTATGGCGATGATAAAGAGATTCTCGCACAAAGCCCTCTTCGTGTCGTGTATTTTAATGAAGCAATCGGCAGTAATCCTGCGAGTGTTGATTTTTTGTATCAAAATTTTTTACAACGTTTTGAAGATTCTCGCAAACTCAAATCATCTACTTTCATACCTGCAATCGCCCTTCACTCACCCTATTCACTTCATTCTATTATGGCAAAACATCTCATTGCACTTGCCACAAAAGAATGCGCACCTTTAAGCGCACACTTTTTAGAATCCCATTACGAACGCGAATGGCTTGAGACATCAAGCGGTTATTTTAGAGGATTCTTTCAACGACTTGCTTCACTCAAAGATCCTACAAGTTTCTACACACCCTTAAGCTTCCTTGAAATGCTTTCACCTTTGAGCGACAAATCCCCTATTTTGCTGACGCATTGCTTGCACACTTCGCTTAAAGAACTTGCACAAATCGCACAGCTAAATGCTACTATCGTTATGTGTCCGCGTTCAAATCGCTTGCTTAGCAATCGATACTTTGATATTAAATCATCACTTACACATCACATACCTGTGGCAATAGGCACAGATGGTAAAAGCTCTAATTTTAATGTGAATCTCCTTGATGAGTTAAGATTTGCTCTTTTTGCATATCCTCAAATGGATTTGTTAGAACTTGCTAAAATGCTTATCTTGGGTGTTACATCGCGCGCTGCTAAAGCTCTAGGATTGCAAAATGGAACACTTCAAACAGGAAAAAATGTCGATTTTGCCCTTTTTGATTTTCCTGAATCCCTTAATCAATCCCCTTTGTCATTTATCTTACATGCAAAGAAACCTCAAATACTCTATGTCAATGCAAAG